In a single window of the Thamnophis elegans isolate rThaEle1 chromosome 8, rThaEle1.pri, whole genome shotgun sequence genome:
- the SNAI2 gene encoding zinc finger protein SNAI2, protein MPRSFLVKKHFNASKKPNYSELDTHTVIISPYLYESYPMPIIPQPEILSSVAYNPITVWTTTGLLPSPLPNDLSPLSGYPSSLGRVSPPPHSDTSSKDHSGSESPISDEEERIQSKLSHPHAIEAEKFQCSLCNKTYSTFSGLAKHKQLHCDAQSRKSFSCKYCDKEYVSLGALKMHIRTHTLPCVCKICGKAFSRPWLLQGHIRTHTGEKPFSCPHCNRAFADRSNLRAHLQTHSDVKKYQCKNCSKTFSRMSLLHKHEESGCCVAH, encoded by the exons ATGCCACGGTCCTTCTTGGTGAAGAAACATTTCAACGCGTCCAAAAAGCCCAACTATAGTGAACTGGATACACATACAG TGATAATTTCTCCATACCTGTATGAGAGCTACCCAATGCCGATAATTCCACAACCAGAAATCCTGAGTTCGGTGGCATACAATCCAATCACAGTCTGGACTACAACTGGGCTGTTGCCTTCCCCCTTACCCAAtgatctttctcctctttctggaTATCCTTCATCTTTGGGAAGAGTCAGCCCGCCCCCCCATTCTGACACTTCGTCCAAAGATCACAGTGGCTCAGAAAGCCCCATTAGTGATGAAGAGGAGAGAATCCAGTCCAAGCTGTCCCACCCCCATGCAATTGAAGCTGAAAAATTTCAGTGTAGTTTATGCAACAAGACCTATTCAACTTTCTCAGGACTTGCCAAACATAAGCAGTTGCACTGTGATGCCCAGTCTAGGAAATCCTTCAGCTGTAAATACTGTGATAAGGAATATGTGAGCCTGGGGGCTCTAAAGATGCACATCAGAACCCACACACTACCTTGTGTCTGCAAGATTTGTGGCAAGGCTTTCTCTCGACCCTGGCTACTCCAAGGACATATCCGGACCCATACTG GAGAGAAGCCTTTTTCATGCCCTCATTGCAACAGAGCATTTGCAGACAGGTCAAATTTGAGGGCCCATCTGCAGACCCATTCGGATGTGAAGAAATACCAGTGCAAAAACTGTTCCAAAACTTTTTCTCGAATGTCTCTTCTGCACAAACATGAGGAATCTGGCTGCTGTGTAGCTCACTGA